From the Candidatus Poribacteria bacterium genome, the window CTCTCCATCTGCGTTTGTGGGTATTGTTGAAAGTAAGAAAAAAGCACAAGCCGTTGCGATTTGAAGTGCCGGGTGCCATCTCCTCCTTCCAGATCGACGAAAAGAAAAAATTCTCATTGCTGATTAGCACCTCTCTTTTGCTTTACGGCACGGCGACGCGTGCCTGCTACTTTTGAGCACACCAGTGAATCCCACGCTTTAGTATTTCCCGGAAGCTCGGATTCGAAAAGGTAACATCATCGTGTCCACTCTGGAAACAGAAGATGCGGGAATTGCCGTATTCACGCGCCCATCCCAATACATCCATACTGTTCGGATGATCGACTGTTAAGAGGATCGCACTATCATCACCGGCGGACTTCATGGTATAGGTTTCGTCGCCCATTTCCCAGTCTGCGAGCCCTTCTGTGATGGGATGCGTTGTATCAGCGATTTGCACCTGCAACGTCTGCCGAGGATAGTAGCCGAAATCGCGTTCATGGATACCGCAC encodes:
- a CDS encoding ThuA domain-containing protein translates to MKIAVVTGEHGFQEKQFDAVFESMEGIQFVREDLDDFVDDPRQKDYDTVVFYNFHRPYPTDAQAQAILGLTERGQGMVILHHAILAFPDWDAYSEMCGIHERDFGYYPRQTLQVQIADTTHPITEGLADWEMGDETYTMKSAGDDSAILLTVDHPNSMDVLGWAREYGNSRIFCFQSGHDDVTFSNPSFREILKRGIHWCAQK